aactgaaaattccctcCTAACATGGGGACCAATTGAGGATTTAAGTCATTATATGAACTTGttcatattaatttaaatcaaaatcaatcataaactCTTAGACATTATAATGAATAATGTGGCAATTGATTAAATGCACACCTAGATCCCAACATTAAGTAGTCATATACATAAAAACCTTAAGCAGTCACAAgtttaaattgaagaatttgaaTTTAGAAGAGGGTACAAGGTTCACCATTAAAGTTCACTTGTTTCTTCAAGATCTACCTCTCACAGTGACCATTCGGACTCAGTTTCACTTTTCAAACCTAAAACAGTGGTAAGCCCTTTACCACACCATTTGTTTCAGTCCTTTCACAAAGAATCAAGTTCACAAAAGACGAGTCTTGAACATAAAACATTTTGGTCGCTTTGCAGAATCATGAACATAGACCAATCGCGTCGTCATTATacgtagatgatgttaaaatgttgtctaaaaaatgtcattaaaatattattatccataTATTTATTAGCTGGTTCCCATAATTGTAAGTAATTGATGTAGACCATACTGTGATGAGAATGTTAAATATCTTCCTCTTGTTTTGTTCTTCTGCAATAAAGGATTACTGCAATGGTCCCCTCAATGCATTATTTGAGTGTGTTGAtggttttaatttattctcAGCTCCAACTCATAAAGCTTTCTCCAATTGCTTTGTAGTCAGTCAAACACATTGCAtcctttcttctttattttagcAAATAGTCTAAAGTGTGGtcctttcttctttatttatagttgaATACACactttttatgatattattttttgctCCTTTCTTCTTATCTCTCTCTCGTACATTTTTACGGTACAATTTCTTTTCGATGTTGTATTGAACTAGAAATTTCATATACTAGTAACTAAATCTTTTTGCATACATTTGTACAATTTTGTTACAGTATCTTTTGACCATAGAACGGGCTTTGAAGGGATCCTAACCATTCCATTTTTATGATTCTTTTACTATATTATGtatgaaatataatatgattCTCCTAATATTTTAACTCTGTTTTAGATTTAGTATCTTcaattgtaatatttaattataaagataatattttatctttttttctaacatataataattatttttttgcttataataaaatatattaaatttcttataaatatcatgtgaaatttaattatttctttgttaGACATAAATCTCCTCAAGAAAATTCTGGATATGCCTCTAATCATGGgaaagaaaaaacgaaaaacaaaaCAGCCTACATAATGATTTACTGATATTTTTTTCCgtctttcaaaaaaatatgaattaatttgaGGTATTTTTAACCATCAAAATCTttcaatatattcttttatttctaattatgaaataagttttaatagtttaatttaaattgtctATAATAGCtaaaaaataatcatgttttatttttattttaaataaaaatttgtggAGACACTCCCCGAATGCATTGTTTTGTTAATATATACGTTGGGATTagtcaaaaatttaaatacgaATCTAAATCCTACAttaagtttgataaaaaaaattaagcaacataaaagaaaaaactcattGATTTAAagtaatatcaattatttatgtgaaaatattgaatttttttaattagtgttatggtttcttaaaaaaattatgatcatCTCTCAAAGTATCCATCACTTGAAAGGGGTTTTTAAGATAAGAATTATAGATAACATATTATAACAAGAAGAGAATCGAAAAAAATTCTTTCCACTCAAGTGGATTCATTGAAGAACTATTTTCTTGAGTGTAGCATGGGGCTCTCACATATATTGTCATTTCTCTATCACCATATGTGATGTGTGTAGGTATATGTTGCCAGAGttctaatattctattttaaactttttgactttcacaaaattatttaaaaagaaactcAATTATTCAAGTTTAGTatggaaaaggaaagaaagttggtaataaaaatcattatttattttagtagcAACTATTGTCCACTCAATTATTTTCTTCGTTTATCTAATTCAGAATGTGGTGTGCATgcaaagttaatatatatatatatatatatatatatatagtttctaAGAAACATATAGGTTACGaacaaaagtaatataattttttattttttattttttgcaaaatTTGTTGTAAAATGATTTCACAACTTAACTAAAAATCTATTACTATTCTTTCAATGAAATACTTTGCATGTTTTCAAGATACTGAAAGACTTGAGACTAGTATATTATATATGGTTGAAGATCTTCCAACCTTGTTAACAATAATTTCTAAGATAGAGGTTAAATGTTGATTATCAAACATCTATTACTTTGTAAAGGTTGTAACTGAAGACTGAAGATTGCAAGACTAACATTTGTTCACCAAGAAATTAACTACAATAGGCTACATGTCAAGTACTAGGTGTGCTGAGTGCCAAGTGTCAAGTGTCGAGTTTTGAGTGTCCCAAGCAAAGACCAAGTGTCATCTACTGATAGATGTAGGTACGCCTTCAACCATGAGATAAGTGTTATACATTGTAACATGGTGTTGCCTATTGGCATCTAACCGAGTCTATGGATGAACCACGTAACTTAATCAAAACTAGCTAAGCATCACCACATATAAAATGGTTATTGGATCAATGGACCCATATCCAATCCTATTCAAGTAAAGGTCcataattattaacatatttctATAAACACAATACTAGTTCATCTTGTAGAAAACGAGTATCCAAAGGACGAAGGAGGATTAATTGACAAAGTTCACATAAAAGCAACTCATGAAgtaaaaaactatttacaaaatatCTAATTGGCTCTATAagtacattttaaatatttatttattttaaattgaaatttcaagCAAAATGCTCACAATATGTAATTCAAGGTTGATAGTGATACTTCCTTcttatacattatttattttagtttttttttcttttaaattaagtttatttttttgtacTATTTTAGTTTTCGGtactaactattttttttttagtttggaaCTAATTTAGTGAGAAAAGGCTAAGTGTATTTCTTGCTTTCAAATTCAATAATCTTcctccaaaaatatttttttacatgttacaATGTTTTATATGAAAACACACTAAGCTAGTAATAAAACATTGAATTATAAACTGTATTTGttctttttcctatttataaaattaattcctttcattctttttatcatacgagaaattgtttcattactaaaatttattgtttcagagaagacaacaaaaaaaaaatatatgtatatatatataagaatctTCATTGAAAATAAGTTACATCAATTTCAATTAGGTTTTTCCTCatatttcaaataaacaattatatgttcctatattttacaaattttttaacatGTAGGTTTGAAGATATTAATAactaatgtttttaaattcacTCATTGAATCAATAAAGACAATTATTCTAATTTCTGAGATCAATCATGATCATACCGATATCAATAAAGCTATAaggataattaaataatattagaaaatataatatgatatcaaaatcaCTATGAGTAGTCTGTAATTAATATGATATCATCAAACTAAATTCACGGCTCTCGATCGATCTGAATAATAGAGCGGCGATGATCCGACAATCGTCTCCCCGTAATTAATCGCAGAGAATTGCCTAGACGGGGACTGTTTGACGTTAATGTTTGATTTGAGGTAATATTTATAGTTTGAGAAGaagtttagggtttaattttgttttgtggttgtggatattttatttgatagtgTGAGAAGTCAACAGCGGCATTAATGAGGGTGGCATGACACGTTGCTGTAATTAAACTTTTCAGATACGAGTTGGGGACCTGGCATATGACATGATTCATAGCTACCTTCCCAATCATCATATCATATGCTTCTGCAAATATACAAAAGCATCTCCGATCATGCAACGCGCATCATCACCAACCATTTCATGTGGTGGAACCCTGCTTCTCGTCATCAACTACTGTTCCTATTCCTATTCCTTCTAGCTGTCAATACAACTCCTACCCCCTCACGCCTTTTCACCCATCACCAATTCATTTCCATTCTTTTtggaaaatcaattaaacaccacttttttttttttaggaaaaaccttttttaacaattttttgacaaacaACTTGTGattagtctgttttaaatattttttaaacataaatttaaatagatcaataaaataatgacaatcgttgtaaaaaaagttgtcaaaaagtattgtcaaaatatcattgtccttttttttattcattcttaCACACACTTGCATAAACCAAACAATTCTCTGCATCATTCacagttaaaataattaaaataggataatgatatttaagcaacattcttttataacatttgaacatcgtTTACAtgtcatttttatatttagttcacgatagtatttatgattattattattagttgtaaagtaattttaaaccaattatataataacacataaataataaataatattcaaatgttgttacaagtatcattatctattaaaataaCACCACTTCAAAAACCTTTAATTCTTATACTTTATCAGTTCGTACACAGTTTTTTGTGTCCAAAATTAGAACACGAATTCCTGCTATTATCCATGCAATCATGTCCCAATCCCACCCCTTAACTTTTCCACACCTGGGACCCATTACGGACAAATTACTCATTAACCACGATTTTATAAATGACAAATATATTATGACAAAAGAGAACAATCCAAAACCAAATTAGCACACAAAAGGGATGGTGACATCATATACTAATATAATacatcattttcttcatcttgttttttttttttcttttctcaatctCTACAACAAAAACAGTAATTACTTAACTCACCCAAATTAACGACACAACCTATAATCTCTGTACACATGATTTAGGTAGCTAGCTAGCAAAAGAAACACACCGAGATGCCCCCAACAGGTGATTGGAAAATCATACATGAAAAATGATTGACATTGAACACTATAGTGTAGGAGAGGAGAGtgcaaaagaaataattgaggGGGACATGAAATTAATAGGAGTGACTAGAAGAATCTGACAGAAGGGGAACGAAGATCCATCTCCTGGGTCCATGCGTTCCGGTCCTGGACGTGCAAGTGCCAGAAGGTTTGAGCCAGTGCGTCCGGGTCCATTGTACTCTCACCTCCTCCTCCCACTACTCCACTGCTTTGCTCCCCCGATGAATTACCCCTCTGCAATGACGTCGTCAATGTTCCTCCTCTGCCCCCACAACATGCAAATTCATCCATCAATACCTCAACTTCCTTTAACATCGTTTCTTAGTTTTAAGCAATGTAATTTCTAAACACATTAGTTATTAAAAGGATTATATACATGTGTAACCTCTCCAAATATCAGAAATTAACCAAACAATCATAGTTCAGCTGCTACATCCCATGTTATCAAGCCTTTACCAGACTATATATCTATCTAGCTAGCAAACCTATATATACTATACTTTCCGGAGTAAGgattgtctattttttttttttgtatattttggtAAATGGAAGAATTAGTATGCAATGCtgccaaaagaaaataaaggtgTGTGtatgtaaagaaaaagaaaggaacctGGGTGGGCCAATAAGGCCGTCGATGATAACATGAGCTACGTGCACTCCCTGGGGCTGAAATTCCTTGGCCAAACATTGCGATAGTGCTCTCAAAGCGAATTTCCCACAGCCTGTCTCATCTCCCCCATTGGGTCCAGTGTTCtcacaaattcaattaattcaacTCGATTTAATTACtctagaagaagaagaagaatgcaaaaagaaaaaaaagatatataattggTATTTACATAGTTCGGAGTATCCAGCAATGCCGTTGAGAGAAGTGGAACAACCCGTGAAGAGAAGGGTTCCCTTTCCTCTTTCAACCATGCCGGGCAGCACCTTATATAAAGTTCATGAATGAACGCGGTGAAAGAAAAACACAGTGAGTGGAGATTAATCGATGGAGGGATGGATAGAAAGGTAGGTACCTGTTGAGCGCAGTGGAAGGCACCGACAGAAGAAACGGCGAGAGATTTGTGGAAGGAATCGATACGAAGGTCTTGGAAGGAGGTGGGGTAAGAAGATAGGGGTTGGTATGCATTGTAGACGAGAATTTCGACGAATCCCAGAGACAGCACTCCCTCGAATGCCTCTCTCACGCTTCGGGAATCGGAACAGTCTATTCTTATGGCGAAAACCTGCGCCTTCTCTTCCCTAGCTATTTCGTCCGCGAATCTCGACAACCTCCCTGTACTTAAGTTAATTACTTAGTTGATTTGCATCTATGGTACGTAGCATATAAGATATGAGAATAATAGGAATAATAAAAGTGGTTACGAACCCAGGTCACGAGCGAGGATGGCGACGGTGTAGCCCTCGTGAGCGAACTTGCGAGCGATGGAGAGGCCGAGGTTGGGACCGACACCGACGATGGCAGCAATGCCTCGTGAAGAAGCGGAGCTGGCCATGTTTCGCATCTCTGTATGGGTTAAGAAATGAAAGTTTAAAGGAATATTATATTGTGGAAGGGTTTGGTTGGGTGGAATGAATGAGTGAGATATTTAAGTAGTAGTGGAGTGGAGTGAAGATGATGAGTAGTAGTGGTTGTGTCTGAATCATTGCCTCCCTTACAACCAGCATTCGCTTACCTTTCTTTCACTACTACTTCCTCTCAACGTCACTTGCCCCATTCCTAACCACAAATATTACTGcttttcatcttcattttcactcCATCCTCCCATTCAATCTCACATCAAACAATCAAACAACTACAAATTTATTATGTCAAAATCTTTTCTTACATCTCATTTCCAAATATTATTatgctttttttcttatttgtgaTAGAAACAATCCTCttctttttattcaaatttttattctaatatattcCACTACTAAATCATTGATACCAGGACACTCGAGGAAGATGTACTCCTATTGTATTTATCATGATACGAGTCACCAGTAACTGGTACGGgagaatatttttaaagagaaatatttctttcttttttataatcttatttaatttaattccataaaattattattagcgTTGTAATTCAAATACCTAATTCTGTTATTAGGTTTCTAGTTTTTCTGTTAGCTTGTATCTCTGCATGTATATAAGCCATGTAGacgttcttttcttttaatgcaACGTTTATTCTTTTGTGATATCCTGTTCATTGCCTTCATTCTCTGAGAGTGTCAGGTGAGCGTGTGGTTACATCTGTTCTATTAGTGGTATCCAGAGCCAAGGTCTCAGTATCTTgggtgtgtatgtgtgtttctCGTTGTTCTTCCGGTGAACTTGCTCTGTTGGTCGTCAGCTTCTGGTGctttgcaagaaagttgttcTTGGTTTGTTTTCTATGGCTGCTGATCTTACGTCTACACAATTTCCAATTCTTACAGAAAAGAATTGGAATCGCTGGAGCACTCAGATGAGGGTGGTGTTTCGTGTGCAAGGCATCAGTAGTGTTATAGAAAGAACTGAAGCTGATCTCTCCGGCAAAGAAGGACAGGAAAAGGACCTCAAGCAGAAAGATGATAAGGCTCTAATGCTCATTCATCAATGCGTGGACGACacacactttgaaaaaattCAGAATGCT
This genomic stretch from Vigna radiata var. radiata cultivar VC1973A chromosome 7, Vradiata_ver6, whole genome shotgun sequence harbors:
- the LOC106765653 gene encoding uncharacterized protein LOC106765653 isoform X2, translated to MRNMASSASSRGIAAIVGVGPNLGLSIARKFAHEGYTVAILARDLGRLSRFADEIAREEKAQVFAIRIDCSDSRSVREAFEGVLSLGFVEILVYNAYQPLSSYPTSFQDLRIDSFHKSLAVSSVGAFHCAQQNTGPNGGDETGCGKFALRALSQCLAKEFQPQGVHVAHVIIDGLIGPPRGGTLTTSLQRGNSSGEQSSGVVGGGGESTMDPDALAQTFWHLHVQDRNAWTQEMDLRSPSVRFF
- the LOC106765653 gene encoding 3-ketodihydrosphingosine reductase isoform X1, which translates into the protein MRNMASSASSRGIAAIVGVGPNLGLSIARKFAHEGYTVAILARDLGRLSRFADEIAREEKAQVFAIRIDCSDSRSVREAFEGVLSLGFVEILVYNAYQPLSSYPTSFQDLRIDSFHKSLAVSSVGAFHCAQQVLPGMVERGKGTLLFTGCSTSLNGIAGYSELCCGKFALRALSQCLAKEFQPQGVHVAHVIIDGLIGPPRGGTLTTSLQRGNSSGEQSSGVVGGGGESTMDPDALAQTFWHLHVQDRNAWTQEMDLRSPSVRFF